The proteins below come from a single Acidobacteriota bacterium genomic window:
- the moaA gene encoding GTP 3',8-cyclase MoaA produces MLFDSFNRRIKDLRVSVTDRCNFRCFYCDPDPAPCTSSDPNLLTFDEIHFLCDVFVSLGIEKIRLTGGEPMVRKGLGVLIAQLACLKPLGLQELAMITNGSNFANKAALFRLSGLNRVTFSLDSLRPGTFRSITGSDKLSDVLDSIEAARSGGYPNIKVNAVIVRGRNDDEIVDLARFARRNSLTVRFIEFMPLDSGHMWDRKHLVSAAEIREKINSAFPIVLINQSRRGETAWRYRFADGTSGEIGLIAPVTNAFCGDCSRIRLTADGHIRTCLFSTEEYDVRRLLRSGGSRTEVADLIHFAVARKTSGHTIGSPTFEYASRSMSSIGG; encoded by the coding sequence ATGTTGTTTGATTCCTTCAATCGAAGAATCAAAGACCTGCGCGTATCAGTGACGGATCGCTGTAATTTTCGATGTTTCTATTGCGATCCTGATCCGGCCCCTTGCACCTCAAGTGATCCGAATCTTTTGACCTTCGACGAGATACACTTTCTCTGTGATGTGTTCGTCTCTCTCGGGATTGAAAAGATACGGCTAACCGGCGGCGAACCGATGGTCAGGAAGGGCCTTGGGGTGCTCATCGCTCAACTTGCATGTCTTAAACCCCTTGGCCTTCAAGAACTCGCGATGATCACTAACGGCAGCAACTTCGCAAATAAAGCTGCCTTGTTCCGATTGAGTGGTCTGAACAGGGTGACATTCTCACTGGACAGTTTAAGGCCGGGCACATTTCGTTCGATTACGGGCTCCGATAAACTCTCCGACGTGCTCGACTCGATAGAGGCCGCACGATCTGGCGGATATCCTAATATAAAGGTCAACGCCGTGATTGTCCGAGGCAGAAATGACGATGAGATCGTCGACCTTGCTCGATTTGCAAGAAGAAACAGTTTAACCGTCAGATTCATCGAATTCATGCCCCTCGATAGCGGGCATATGTGGGATCGAAAACATCTCGTCTCGGCTGCCGAGATCCGGGAAAAAATAAATTCGGCCTTTCCAATAGTCCTTATAAACCAGTCTCGCAGAGGTGAGACAGCGTGGAGGTATCGCTTTGCTGACGGCACAAGCGGGGAGATCGGCCTGATCGCTCCGGTGACGAATGCCTTCTGCGGCGACTGTTCGCGAATTCGCCTGACGGCCGATGGGCACATCAGAACGTGTCTTTTCTCTACTGAAGAATATGATGTACGACGTTTGCTAAGAAGCGGCGGATCGCGAACCGAAGTCGCCGACCTTATTCATTTTGCTGTCGCAAGAAAAACATCCGGCCATACCATTGGTTCCCCTACATTCGAGTATGCCTCGCGGTCGATGAGTTCGATCGGCGGCTAA
- a CDS encoding FAD-dependent oxidoreductase — MMRLNVHVPDANYHQNLISCQVACPVHTDARGYVRAIADGRFEEAYLIARGPNPFASICGRICGAPCEIACRRGKIPKVNDDGMFVGQDRPIAIRALKRFACDHFGPEARPTSEVLDSIRNFIPPVAADAEEMAALLRSATNSSIEKGDSQKIAIIGAGPAGLSAAHDLALLGFKPVVFEIEPVAAGMLAVGVPAYRLPRELIEKEIAVIEALGVEIRCGVKVGEDIAFAELREDFAAVIIAVGAKSSRGLGLTGEDGPGVIGGVDLLRAVSLGEDLSMGSEIVVIGGGNVAYDVARSVVRQIAFDTARTAARLSETANVHLISLEGAEEMPADTIEIVEGDEEGIKRSNGWGPTEVVRDEKGRVTGVAFRRCLRVYDEDRKFSPLYDDDEKKLIPCDTVLLAVGQAPALSFLEDGGQDVERMRGDWLKVDPITLQTPAKASLSPVISPTERVC, encoded by the coding sequence ATGATGCGGCTAAATGTTCACGTCCCGGACGCGAACTACCATCAAAACCTGATCTCGTGCCAAGTGGCGTGTCCGGTACATACGGACGCACGCGGGTATGTTCGGGCGATCGCGGATGGACGGTTTGAAGAAGCATATCTAATAGCACGTGGTCCCAATCCCTTTGCCTCGATCTGCGGGCGCATCTGCGGAGCCCCTTGCGAGATCGCCTGTCGCCGCGGAAAAATCCCCAAAGTAAATGACGACGGCATGTTCGTCGGACAGGACCGGCCGATCGCAATTCGTGCGCTCAAGCGATTTGCATGTGACCACTTCGGGCCGGAGGCGAGGCCGACGAGTGAAGTGTTGGACTCGATCAGGAATTTTATCCCGCCCGTCGCCGCAGATGCTGAGGAGATGGCGGCTCTCTTAAGATCCGCGACCAACAGTTCGATCGAAAAAGGTGATAGCCAAAAGATCGCGATCATCGGAGCTGGCCCGGCGGGACTCTCCGCCGCTCATGACCTGGCTCTACTGGGATTTAAGCCGGTCGTCTTTGAGATCGAGCCTGTTGCAGCCGGAATGCTCGCGGTCGGGGTTCCGGCGTATCGCTTGCCTCGTGAACTGATCGAAAAAGAAATTGCCGTTATCGAGGCACTCGGCGTCGAGATCAGGTGCGGAGTAAAAGTTGGTGAAGACATTGCTTTTGCCGAGCTACGCGAGGATTTTGCGGCGGTGATCATCGCGGTCGGTGCCAAATCATCCCGCGGCCTTGGCTTGACTGGTGAGGATGGCCCGGGCGTTATCGGAGGCGTCGATCTGCTTCGGGCGGTCTCGCTCGGCGAAGATCTCAGTATGGGCAGTGAGATCGTTGTAATCGGCGGCGGAAATGTTGCTTATGACGTCGCAAGGTCGGTCGTCCGCCAGATCGCTTTTGATACTGCACGCACGGCTGCGAGGCTTTCCGAGACTGCGAACGTTCACCTGATCTCGCTTGAGGGTGCAGAAGAAATGCCCGCAGACACGATCGAGATCGTTGAGGGCGATGAAGAAGGGATTAAGCGAAGCAACGGTTGGGGACCGACGGAGGTAGTTCGCGACGAAAAAGGCAGAGTCACCGGCGTCGCGTTTCGCAGATGCTTGCGGGTCTACGACGAAGATCGAAAATTCTCACCGCTCTACGATGATGATGAAAAGAAATTAATTCCCTGCGACACCGTCCTTCTCGCTGTTGGCCAAGCACCAGCCCTTTCATTTTTGGAGGACGGCGGACAGGACGTTGAGCGAATGCGAGGCGACTGGCTCAAGGTTGACCCCATCACGCTGCAGACCCCTGCAAAGGCGTCTTTGTCGCCGGTGATCTCGCCCACGGAACGCGTTTGCTGA